ataagtttaaaaaaaaaaaaaagaggatgaaagtgaaaaagatattaaaagtttatggttaaaagttaaattttcCCAAAGTTTATCGACAAGGTAAACAATGTATGTTTAATCCTCAATCTCCAACCTTTCTTTCACATTCATCTAAAACATTCTTTCTTCCAACTTTATCCTCAAAGTTACACGTTTGTGACCAACACTTTTATTAGTTGAGTGGTAAGCAACTCTAATTCCTATAAAGAAGATAATACAAGTTCGAGTCTCAAGAAGCGTACTAATTGAGAGAGGAAATAACCTTTAATGCTTAATTTTTCGGAATTGCGAGAGTATTGTCTCCCACAATTTTACCGAACCACGTAAACGTGTGTGCAATCTCCTTGTTGGGCAGgtatttttctctcattatTTTGTGATTTAAATACCATTAACTATTACAAATAATAACAGAGTAAACACATAAATATTATTGAGATTTCCTTTAAATTCTTTAACTAAAGGCTCGAGCAATATGCAGGAGCGATTAATATACTATTTCTGACAATAtcctaaagaaaaatgaagggGAAACGGAGGGCAAATTATCGATTTTGAAAGCAAAGAAGCAGGAATTGATGTCACGCCATCATTCATAATGCAACACATAAACGTTGTACTCTACGGTGGCATCGAGGGTGTTGAGATCAAAGTTGTAGGTCCGGGCCTGTACGTATCCACGAGCGAAGCGGAAGGCGCCGCTGCCACCGACAATAGGCAGTTCCCTCACGGTATTGAGTATTGAGTTGCGACCAAGCACAGTGATGGTGCTGCCGTTGTACTTGCCCTCCAGGAAGACAAAGTTCTGTGTCATGAGGAGGGCGAGCTCGTCCAGGTCCGCCTGGGCATAGAACCCCTGAGCCCGGCCCACCAACTTCGAGTTGATATCACCACTTATGGTTAGGCGGTTGTCGAACATGTGGACCAGCCCGAAACCCAGCAACAACGAGCTATTGACAATAGGCGAGTGGATCACCTCGATGGACGATGGATTCTTCCCACTGACAATGTCGTGCCAGTAGAACCTGAAGTGGCTGAGCTTCTCCTTCTTTAGGCCCATCAGCTTCGGGTCAAGGGTCCTCCCAAAGACTTCATGGACCTCGTCAGCCCCGACCCCTGAAGCTAGGAAACAAGATGAGAACAAGAGGGAGAATACGAGGAAAGCGGACGGCACAACATGACCAACGGCAACCTGAGCCATATCTTCTGTATCTATACTTTGAGGTTAAGCtaaagatatatacatatatatagggaTGATCGCCGGCCAGGGAAATGCTTGAGAATATGTAGAAAGACTTCCAAATCTGACTCTGGCACAATCTGTCCAATATTGACAGAAGCTTCCTCCCAACCACTCGATGGACCGTTTAATTATTTACTTACATTTTTTCGTTCtttcttgctctgtttttttttttggcaattaCATTGTATATTAATAACAGGTCAGAAAAttcacaaacacgatattacAAACAATTGAGAAAGAACGATCTATGCGCATCTGTAAGagtttaaaatcatcataacTAATGAGTCTAAGAGATTAACCTTCTAGAAATATGACGTGATtcgttattaattaataatttaaagtaTTCGGTAGACagataacaatatatatatatatatatatataagtattcGGTAGACGGAAAACTGTATGAACTATCTTTCTAATTCCGAACCCTTGAATTATATAAAtcttgaattattattataatttgctCACATCAAATAACAAGACGACGCACATTTGTTAGTTAAGCGAAAAGTCAATCTAAGCACTTTGTGGAGGAATTTATAATTTCCCGAAAATTTAAAACTATTTGTTTGGCCAGAGGCAAATCCACgttgaaatttatttattaatatatcgGATATATAATATTGTAAGCAGTTGACAGTTGACCCCTATCAAATTTAGTCAACTTGTAAAGACAGAAAATTTACGCTGGAAGAACTTTACGCTTTAGTGGGTCGATTCGActcgactagattagtcgagGTCTAATTAGATTTCAGGATATCATGGTTCACATAGAAAAAACTTTAGTGATCTTATGATCACCTTTTAGATTACATCAATGGCCATTATTGTTCCTGCTTAATGCgctaaaattacaaaaacacAATACATAGACACTATAAGAAACTCGGTATTTTCGAGGAAATTTTCAAATGATAtcttctataaaaaaaatttcaactaaTGACCAACGAATTTTATCGGAAACATTTTCGTTGGTCTTCAACAAAATTTTCGACGCATTTCAttcagaaaatttaaaattgttataaatttatatctaAAGGTATTTTCTTGAGAAATTCCTTAAACAGTaccataaaattaaatatattagaaaaatgaatattaattaaaatataaaattatttttcaatggaaataTTTTCGTCAATTTCTAACCGCATTCCTTTGGAAATATtcaaaaagattttaaaaaaagcttgtacagaaaataaaattttgggaAAACTTAAAAGTCAGTATAGGTAGTTTAATGAATACAAGCACTTTGAAATTATATGGTGGTTCGTGAAATTTACTCTTTTAAATTTGGAGTGATGATCGCCGCTAGCAAGCACAATATGTATCGTATTATCCCAAACCACATAGTCGTGTGTTTAACCTTCTCCGTGGCAATTTTTCTGTCATTATTTTGCGATTCAAATACtatatcaaaaaatatattatcctATACACAATCAAGTGTTATCAAGATTTCCTCAATATATAGCTAACTAAAGGCTCGTGCAATATGCAGCagcaatctatatatatatatacactagcGAATTTACAGGTGCGTTCATGTGAAACCTTCTTTGATAAggttaaaatacataatactcGAACgacaaaatatataagaaaattctttaaaaaaataaatatacagattataagtaaattaataatatcttttttaaaatgaatttgTGACCATTTCTAGTCAGAAATTTAAtcttactttaatttataaataaataaaataaaaaattgttaaTAATATCTATGAGGATTGATGAAACAAAAAAGCAAATATTTggcatttttattatttatagtagggtaaattacaaaaaaaaaacccaagttttgtaaaatgtctcaattttgtcctaaattttgttttgtaacaaaaaaaaccataagttttctaaaatgtctcaaaaatgacctctgttataacttccgtcaatttttgctgctgatggtcggtccctttaacagtccacgtaggtcacacgtaggctagtgggtccctttaacagtccacgtaggttacacgtaggcaaaaattgacggaagttataacggaggtcatttttgagacattttagaaaacttatggtttttttgttacaaaacaaaatttaggacaaaactgagacattttacaaaacttgggttttttttgtaatttgccctttatAGTATgagttttttaatttaaaaaatcacaaattttgattttttatcaCATCTAGCGTACAGTCACTTTCCTGTCAATtttaacatatttttttaacatgTCGCTAACATTGCAGATATAGCACATGGAAATCTACCAAGTGGATCCCGTGAgcatttaaatattaaattaaaaataacaattattaaaagaaactaatgatattcacaaaaaatattttatttaattttataatagtataaataaataatattaaatttaatggacacatatatatgtatatatattataatagctTTTAAATATGTGTAacataaaaaagtatatatataattaacatACTAATGACAAATCACTATTTCTAAATATATGTATCGGTTTTGTACAATTTTACGAAATTATCCCCATTACTTTTTACTCTATTGAAGAAAAGTAAAGCTAAATGCAAGAATAAAACTATAAAACTGCTCAAATTTTGAATTCGTATATATTATCTTGCTTCTCCATTAATTCATACGTGGTCATCTTCCACTCTCtactttttacttatttctctTTAACCCTCATTCAATCTCTATCTCAACctaggtttttttttctttcagtgaaaaaattatttttttcaatttttatcacaatttttaaaaaatttaaataatagcaCAGCTATGtgaaattacaaatggtatataatgatgaaaatacGGGAGCAACGTTTTaaactatattttttcatactaTGTGTAGTGCTGGTGCAGAATCTAGtgtatgaataataaaaatttgataagtACGATTAAATTATTGgaaatgatttaaaaaaatgaaattaatgcaatttaaaaataatttatttcaagaaaaattttccaattgatatatttttctgaCTTGATCTTTCATTTTAATAGAATATCCTACAGATAAAATAgagaaatgaatttaaatttttagtaaaagtttacaaaataattaatagaaacATTATTTTCACGAATAGTCTCGCAATGACACCCATAACtcgaaaatttagaaaaattcgaTCCAAATCGATTGACAATTTTCGAAAATTAAAGACCTTAAGGGTTGAGTTTAAGTTTTAAAGAAAGTAAATTGGAAGGAAGTTGATCAGACCCGATTTTATGTTTATAGAAATTTATTTTGgtaattcatattatatattataatttatacttaacaaataaaataaaaaataaacaatacaCTATAAATCCCACCTaaaaaataagagtaaatttaatttcagttgCAAACTCATAAGTTGTATTGATAATAGATATTAGATTTACATTGGAAGCAACTTATATCTCATTTTTTACACACGTACCCTTGAAGAGTAAGAACGAAAATGTACCAAAAGCTTGTGAAGGAGGACATTGACAACATGAGGACTTTAACCTTGTGCAACATTATTAGCAGGTGGTGGCGGCAGGTATATAGTGGCAATGGACAAAACGGTAGCCAATATGgatagaagaaaaagaagagaataagAACATGGAGAGAAGAAAACACTTGAGATAAgagaaacaaaattaaataaaaaaattaataatatcgtatctcttttctttggaactcttcttccctttctttcttttttattctcccAAATTCATACTTTTGTATCCGTAGAATcccataaaaaatttgattgggacttgaaaaataaattaccgATGGCATAatgttttaaatatttttataaataaattaatataaattttgaaaaaatcgtcaaaagatataaatttttaatcacatgatatatataagtaactcatcagaaaatatccatctataaaataatttttaaaaattcttaatataaattttgaaaatccatCGATACAAATGAAAATAGGAAACATGAGAGAGGAACCGTGACCGTTGAATAGAgaaattaattcatatttgaTATGCTCGTCAGAGTGAACAATTATGAGAACAAACATGCTAGATAGTTGTTATAGTGAAAGAGTATGAAGGGGTGCCTTGAAATTGAAAGATCATTAGAAATAATATGTATAAGTTGatttttgaaacttgaaaaaaataaaaggattatGGTTGAAGAAAGAGAATATGAGAACTTTTTTTCCAACGGTTAGCAAAGTCAAAGAATCAGAATAATGAAAGGAGAAGTAATTAAA
Above is a window of Punica granatum isolate Tunisia-2019 chromosome 7, ASM765513v2, whole genome shotgun sequence DNA encoding:
- the LOC116214843 gene encoding dirigent protein 22-like; its protein translation is MAQVAVGHVVPSAFLVFSLLFSSCFLASGVGADEVHEVFGRTLDPKLMGLKKEKLSHFRFYWHDIVSGKNPSSIEVIHSPIVNSSLLLGFGLVHMFDNRLTISGDINSKLVGRAQGFYAQADLDELALLMTQNFVFLEGKYNGSTITVLGRNSILNTVRELPIVGGSGAFRFARGYVQARTYNFDLNTLDATVEYNVYVLHYE